From Pelmatolapia mariae isolate MD_Pm_ZW linkage group LG1, Pm_UMD_F_2, whole genome shotgun sequence, one genomic window encodes:
- the slc1a2a gene encoding excitatory amino acid transporter 2a isoform X1: MYQGEDFHSANKMQKQVEVRMDESHLGPGVDPPENPCGTLCDKIMKNMVLTLTILGVFLGSIAGMLLRHISPLPPDVIMIIAFPGEILMRMLKMLILPLVVSSLVTGLAGLDAKSSGRLGTRAMVYYMSTTVIAAVLGVVLVLAIHPGNPKLRANLGQGKKNDEVSSVDALFDLIRNLFPENLVQACFQQIQTVTTKVPVPTNRTRAPPQFTIKRSLQFKSGMNVLGLIGFFVAFGVIMGKMGEKAKLMLEFFNVLNEIVMRLVGAIMWYSPVGIACLICGKIISIADLEVVARQLGMYMVTVIVGLIIHGGIFLPLIYFIIVKEDPFKFFMGIFQAWVTALGTASSAGTLPVTFRCLEENLGIDKRVTRFVLPVGATINMDGTALYEAVAAIFIAQMNGISLDWGQIVTVSMTATLASVGAASIPSAGLVTMLLILTAVGLPTQDISLLVAVDWLLDRFRTSVNVVGDSYGAGIVYHLSKDELDTFDAQQVRMDDFEMAKTQSFFENNTNQNVYAHHNSVLIDDCKVTMGKNGNTAEFSLVEEDPWKCG; the protein is encoded by the exons ATGTATCAAGGAGAAGACTTCCACAG TGCcaacaaaatgcagaagcaagTTGAGGTCAGGATGGATGAGAGCCATCTGGGTCCAGGGGTAGACCCACCTGAGAATCCATGTGGAACCCTCTGTGATAAGATTATGAAGAACATGGTTCTCACTCTCACCATCCTTG GTGTGTTTCTGGGTTCCATCGCCGGAATGCTTCTGCGGCACATATCACCTCTCCCTCCTGATGTTATAATGATCATTGCTTTTCCTGGAGAGATCCTAATGAGGATGCTGAAGATGCTTATTTTGCCTCTTGTTGTTTCCAGTCTGGTCACAG GACTAGCTGGTTTGGATGCCAAATCCAGTGGGCGACTAGGCACCAGGGCCATGGTGTACTATATGTCGACAACGGTGATTGCGGCTGTCCTAGGAGTGGTCCTGGTGCTGGCCATCCATCCCGGGAACCCCAAGCTTAGGGCCAATCTTGGACAGGGAAAGAAGAACGACGAGGTGtccagtgtggatgctttatttGATCTCATCCGAAATCTTTTCCCAGAGAACTTAGTGCAGGCCTGTTTCCAGCAG ATCCAGACAGTAACCACCAAAGTACCAGTACCCACTAACAGGACCAGAGCACCTCCGCAGTTCACAATCAAAAGGTCACTTCAGTTCAAGAGTGGGATGAATGTCCTGG GTTTAATTGGATTCTTTGTTGCTTTTGGAGTTATTATGGGGAAAATGGGCGAAAAGGCCAAGCTAATGTTGGAGTTTTTCAACGTACTCAATGAGATTGTTATGAGGCTCGTTGGTGCAATTATGTG GTATTCCCCTGTTGGTATTGCTTGCCTCATCTGTGGAAAAATCATCTCTATTGCTGACTTGGAGGTGGTTGCAAGACAACTGGGAATGTACATGGTTACTGTGATAGTGGGCCTTATCATCCATGGAGGAATTTTTCTTCCACTGATATATTTTATAATAGTAAAAGAAGACCCCTTCAAGTTCTTCATGGGAATATTCCAGGCTTGGGTCACGGCACTCGGAACAGCGTCCAG TGCTGGTACCTTGCCTGTTACGTTCAGATGCTTAGAGGAAAACCTGGGCATCGACAAGAGAGTGACACGCTTTGTCCTCCCGGTGGGAGCTACAATCAATATGGATGGCACAGCACTTTATGAGGCTGTTGCTGCCATCTTCATCGCTCAGATGAATGGCATCAGCCTCGACTGGGGCCAGATTGTTACCGTAAG CATGACAGCTACCTTGGCCAGTGTTGGAGCAGCTAGTATCCCGAGTGCTGGACTTGTGACCATGCTTCTGATCCTAACAGCAGTAGGGCTGCCCACTCAGGACATCAGCCTCCTGGTTGCTGTCGACTGGCTTCT gGATCGTTTCCGTACCTCTGTTAATGTGGTTGGGGACTCCTATGGAGCAGGCATCGTGTACCACCTTTCCAAAGATGAGCTTGACACCTTTGACGCCCAGCAGGTCCGGATGGACGACTTTGAGATGGCAAAGACACAATCGTTCTTTGAAAATAACACCAACCAGAATGTGTACGCTCACCACAACTCAGTGTTGATAGACGACTGCAAG GTCACCATGGGCAAAAATGGCAACACTGCAGAGTTCTCTCTTGTTGAGGAAGACCCATGGAAATGCGGGTAA
- the slc1a2a gene encoding excitatory amino acid transporter 2a isoform X2, which translates to MQKQVEVRMDESHLGPGVDPPENPCGTLCDKIMKNMVLTLTILGVFLGSIAGMLLRHISPLPPDVIMIIAFPGEILMRMLKMLILPLVVSSLVTGLAGLDAKSSGRLGTRAMVYYMSTTVIAAVLGVVLVLAIHPGNPKLRANLGQGKKNDEVSSVDALFDLIRNLFPENLVQACFQQIQTVTTKVPVPTNRTRAPPQFTIKRSLQFKSGMNVLGLIGFFVAFGVIMGKMGEKAKLMLEFFNVLNEIVMRLVGAIMWYSPVGIACLICGKIISIADLEVVARQLGMYMVTVIVGLIIHGGIFLPLIYFIIVKEDPFKFFMGIFQAWVTALGTASSAGTLPVTFRCLEENLGIDKRVTRFVLPVGATINMDGTALYEAVAAIFIAQMNGISLDWGQIVTVSMTATLASVGAASIPSAGLVTMLLILTAVGLPTQDISLLVAVDWLLDRFRTSVNVVGDSYGAGIVYHLSKDELDTFDAQQVRMDDFEMAKTQSFFENNTNQNVYAHHNSVLIDDCKVTMGKNGNTAEFSLVEEDPWKCG; encoded by the exons atgcagaagcaagTTGAGGTCAGGATGGATGAGAGCCATCTGGGTCCAGGGGTAGACCCACCTGAGAATCCATGTGGAACCCTCTGTGATAAGATTATGAAGAACATGGTTCTCACTCTCACCATCCTTG GTGTGTTTCTGGGTTCCATCGCCGGAATGCTTCTGCGGCACATATCACCTCTCCCTCCTGATGTTATAATGATCATTGCTTTTCCTGGAGAGATCCTAATGAGGATGCTGAAGATGCTTATTTTGCCTCTTGTTGTTTCCAGTCTGGTCACAG GACTAGCTGGTTTGGATGCCAAATCCAGTGGGCGACTAGGCACCAGGGCCATGGTGTACTATATGTCGACAACGGTGATTGCGGCTGTCCTAGGAGTGGTCCTGGTGCTGGCCATCCATCCCGGGAACCCCAAGCTTAGGGCCAATCTTGGACAGGGAAAGAAGAACGACGAGGTGtccagtgtggatgctttatttGATCTCATCCGAAATCTTTTCCCAGAGAACTTAGTGCAGGCCTGTTTCCAGCAG ATCCAGACAGTAACCACCAAAGTACCAGTACCCACTAACAGGACCAGAGCACCTCCGCAGTTCACAATCAAAAGGTCACTTCAGTTCAAGAGTGGGATGAATGTCCTGG GTTTAATTGGATTCTTTGTTGCTTTTGGAGTTATTATGGGGAAAATGGGCGAAAAGGCCAAGCTAATGTTGGAGTTTTTCAACGTACTCAATGAGATTGTTATGAGGCTCGTTGGTGCAATTATGTG GTATTCCCCTGTTGGTATTGCTTGCCTCATCTGTGGAAAAATCATCTCTATTGCTGACTTGGAGGTGGTTGCAAGACAACTGGGAATGTACATGGTTACTGTGATAGTGGGCCTTATCATCCATGGAGGAATTTTTCTTCCACTGATATATTTTATAATAGTAAAAGAAGACCCCTTCAAGTTCTTCATGGGAATATTCCAGGCTTGGGTCACGGCACTCGGAACAGCGTCCAG TGCTGGTACCTTGCCTGTTACGTTCAGATGCTTAGAGGAAAACCTGGGCATCGACAAGAGAGTGACACGCTTTGTCCTCCCGGTGGGAGCTACAATCAATATGGATGGCACAGCACTTTATGAGGCTGTTGCTGCCATCTTCATCGCTCAGATGAATGGCATCAGCCTCGACTGGGGCCAGATTGTTACCGTAAG CATGACAGCTACCTTGGCCAGTGTTGGAGCAGCTAGTATCCCGAGTGCTGGACTTGTGACCATGCTTCTGATCCTAACAGCAGTAGGGCTGCCCACTCAGGACATCAGCCTCCTGGTTGCTGTCGACTGGCTTCT gGATCGTTTCCGTACCTCTGTTAATGTGGTTGGGGACTCCTATGGAGCAGGCATCGTGTACCACCTTTCCAAAGATGAGCTTGACACCTTTGACGCCCAGCAGGTCCGGATGGACGACTTTGAGATGGCAAAGACACAATCGTTCTTTGAAAATAACACCAACCAGAATGTGTACGCTCACCACAACTCAGTGTTGATAGACGACTGCAAG GTCACCATGGGCAAAAATGGCAACACTGCAGAGTTCTCTCTTGTTGAGGAAGACCCATGGAAATGCGGGTAA